Below is a genomic region from Cydia strobilella chromosome 1, ilCydStro3.1, whole genome shotgun sequence.
ggtatgccacagaagtacttattcctttgaaaatatgtcggtcaatatagtccggaatttaaaaaaaatgttttttctgcttccttgttcttccgtttattcagacatccgtaaacagaacattatcttttatacagattagatcgcgatttaggtttcgaagcccttgcgtatttacaattttgcgcgagcgcaacgtgacacgactatcgtgcgagccgagcggcagcccacttccatacaccttcccgggcggtgcgccggccaaatatacctaaactgcgcagtgacaccccctggtactagcacccaaaagaaaaggatgagtatagtttctttgttcttatttactgccaatttggtttgaccaactatacaacCGAACCgaatgttaaaaatatagtaGGTGACCGGATCACCGGACCTTTTATTTATACTACCACGACAATGGCATACACTAAGGCGGCGTTCGCAATGGGCGCCTGCAACTCTAGTGgagttacacgcgcgttgcggAGCCGATTTAAATATTGGTCCCAGAGCCAATACATCCATACGAGCACTGGTGGTGGCCCTTGCTGACATCTTTGCtttggtttaaaaataatacaacaattattttttaaatcatttatttactacACTCGCACTCCAATCTTCTGTAGCAAGTGCTAGTTTTGCTCGTTTATTACCTACTAGTGCATTTCCTTGTTTTTCTGCTTCATGTATTGCGGAAAATATTGAACCTGCGTGAACTTTCTTAAGGATTTTCTTGTCGTGGAAAGGATGAATATGTGCAGCAATCCTGTAAGAGAGAAATAAagaattcgcacgtcgctccggtgTATGAGGATGACAGCGCTATGCGCGTATAATAGCCATATTCCGCTCGCACACCGAATGTGAAACCTATTGTGGTATCGCACCTAACATTTATGTGTAAGATTTAAACACTTTACACACTTATTTAATTCAGTTACTGACGACAGGGACGCAGCAATAGCAATACCTACgtagaatgagggctaacgcgtatgaattcgccgctaggggcgctagtgtagatggtggttttttccatagttcgaaatgtcaaatgtcacttcaatgactgacagctgttctttagtcttttagaccaccatcaacagaggcgccaactggtgagcaaaaaaacgatagccctcattgagatGCAGATATATCTACTTTGTCTAACGTATTGCTGCGTCCCTGTCGTCAGTTACTGAATTAAGTAAGGTGTCTGAAGCGCTTTATACCTACTGGCTCATCATGATGATCGTCACAAGAATACCTAAGTCAATGTacaagtatttttaaatataggtaagttATCTACTACTACTGTAGGTATCTTAGATGTCTAGAAAATGACAGTTTtttcacaaaaataatgttatgtaGGTTTTTCGTTGATTTGTCGCTTTTTTAGTGCCCATGTTGGTTTCTAAAAAACTTTGGATTCGTGATAGAAACAGGATTGATAGTGACGTTTTTATGGCTgactatacatttttttagggttccgtacccaaagggtaaaaacgggaccctattactaagggcCCATACCGCACTAGCGGTTAACCGGGGGAGCGGCTTGCCGCTTTTCCAGTTTAATATGCAACCGCTTGTGATCGTACGCACTTAACCGCCACAAAATTTCAACCGCGGCGGTTGTATGAAGAGCTGCGGCCCGCTTCGCGGCGGCTGGCCGTCATCTTGTTTATACGCACTGGCGATTCAGTGTGTGGCGAGCCGCCAATGAGTTTGTAGCCGACGTGTCCGTCCACTACAATATTATGttgatatagaataatttattaataattaaaaataagacgtgtaaattaattttaatagtaaagcaaaatttttgttaAGCCGTTCGGCGTCTTGGGTACCTCGCGAGCGGTCAGCCGCTATGACAACCGCGTCAGGCGGCTGGCCGTTCAAATGAATCTCCTAAGCGGCTAACCGCTAGTGCGTACGGGgcctaagactccactgtccgtctgtctgtctgtctgtcaccaggctgtatctcgtgaaccgtgatagctagacagttgaaattttcacagatgatgtatttctgttgccgctataacaacaaatactaaaaggtacggaatcctcggcgggcgagaccgactcgcacttgtccggttttcctATACCATTTTTACCTTTGAACAACAACGTCGTCTTTAGTAACCACGTGCGCCGGACACTTCATAGACGTGACGTAGTCAACACACCGCCACTGCCTACTGTTGTTACGGTTCGTATGCTTCAGGTAGTAAACGTATCTGTTCAGAATCATCTGTAAGCTGCCCTGGTTTGACACTGTATACTGCATAACGCCGGTATCTGGAATAATATGCATTTTtggtaacgcagcgtactacgtagtcaaacaacacgcgaacgcgaagcgaagcgatgcggcgcggggtgaatcaatcctttgatacctaaagaagtgtcctacgtggcgTGGGCAACCTCGTTGCGaatgcgaacgccgtgggcccgccgcgccgcgccgcttcgcattcgcgagttgttcgctcacgtaagacgcagcgtaagtgtagtgcacaataacacaatagtacattacgatacaagtgcgaaaaatgggaaattcgtaacgagtggcgataaattgtaACACGAccaaagggagtgttttaaatcgacacgagttgcgaattacctattcgcacatgtatcgtagaACGTTTTActatatatggccctttaaatgtTCGACATAGtgacgtaatgtgctaattatcgcactagtgcggtaatgtagcaccatatgtactgtaaagtcaTTTATAAacccctttattcataaaactataCGGGCCTGATGATTTTGTTAAATtacgttttatccctttcttacaaataagtaCACAGTTCAAAATgccagataaagacaaacgaatTATAGCTAATTCAGGACAGTAAcgcatttatgaataacgccatagcgttattcataaatCCTTAATCCTTATTGGACAATTCAAGAATTTACTATtaaagaaaggacgcttacCACGAGGAATTTCTAACACTAACCCGCCTGTACCTATCTCTTATGACACGTGTGCGAGCGgtacagcaatataattacgcgcgtgcgatagagataggtaCAGGCGAGTCAATGTACTAAATTCCTCGTGGTGGTGGTGTGGGTTTCTTTAGCGGGCTTGAGGCATtccctaccagtcaaccaattttttattgcttaacCCTTCAACATCAACAGACGCGCATAGTGTAATATCAAACTTCGTGCATTCTTATAAGGTTCACGATGGCGcgttgtataggtacatataccaAACAGGcgtggcgttcaaagggttgaACACTGTGGTTGGTTGATGGTCCAGCGACTGTGGGGGACATGTTTTTCGGGGTGggttcatataaaataaaacaaaacaccaTCCTACTGTACATTTTGctcacaatggggttggccggtcgaaatatttagcagatggcgccagcatacgttgccctgtcaatccctggaattgtgtcaaatttttgtttttttaaaggaatTTTCTGCACTGGATGACAGCCCTTTacgccaaatctcatagaaaaaggggcaatcTATGATGGataatggcgccatctatgcaaacctttgacagttgccatgGTGCCAGGAGCCTGGTGGCATGGTTCACTTACTTTTACTACCAACTGTGTCGATTTTGTGATCCGTATCTGTCATTGCCACAACATTGCTTTCCATGTCTTCTTGCAACTCCATGAAGGACTCGTCTACTGACTTCACATTATCTATTGTGCCCAAAATACATTCTTTTTCCTCATAATTCCTGTAAAGAATATCAAATTGCTACTTACACCTTAAAACCATACTTACACAAGTTACAAAACTACATTACAGAATATTCATatgaaaactgtttttatttttgtgaaagTTTGACAAACCACAATAATGCACAAACAATACTAGACTCGTACGGTGTTAATATTAGCAAATTAGTAATTTCAAAAAAACTGATTGTAGAGTACACCTTGAAGAACACAAATTTAAGGTACTCATCCACATAAATCATGCTCAGGACAAGCAAAAAAGATAATTTGGCTAGAAAGGTGTAGGGCAGGTTCTAAAACTAtagaagatagatataactaagCAAAATGGTTCAGAATTTGCTCAATTAAAAACCCCGTGGCTCTAGTACCTAACACAGATTGTTGACATATAAATATAAGGTTCCAAATAAGTTTTTAGCTTATAATATTTTCTAACTAATTAGATACAACTGTTACACAAATCAACATTGCCAGGAacaaaataagattttattacatacatttCTAAGGAAGAAGCATAACTGCAAAATGgcagggagtaaaagccagagtAAAAAAAACCAGCATAACTTGTGgtcattataaaatatatattaaaaattatgattagacttgtacttacatatttttagtATATATCTGGTACTTAGAATCTTTTTCTGGTATATCACTAATCTCAAAGAAACAAACATCTTCATCTTCATTTTGTGATTGTGCATTAGATTCATAGTGAACGGAGGTCCGATTACTGGAGGCAGACTGGCtcattttctgaaaatatttatcacaaaaattaaGAGTATGAAGCAGACaaacattaatataaattaaagacAAATCACTAACTGATATTCACACTCCGGAGTTTAGGGTGCGGGAATAAAtttacactagccaaaaaattagtaaaaaaattggtaaaatcAGAAACTATTTTAATTATTCTAAGCACATTTGTAGCTAACTGCCTGTTTTTAATTCATAGTTAAGTaacttttttacaatatacaaAGTTGTAAATACATGAAATAATTCTCGCACCCAAACCTTCGAGGTATgcgaatatgtaaaaaaaaatgtaaattgaaAAGTTCATAGATTTACCATGTCTTCCAATCCCTTTATATGTAATTCATTGCCAGCTTCTATGAGTTGATTCAAGTCCTCACTGTTCACCAGCACTTCCCCCGTGTATATGTACTCAAGTATTAAGCATAATGTTGAGTAAGATATTCTCTGTAACATTTAAAGGTAAGGAACTTACTAGAAACTCGGGCACTTCAAAGGTGGGGTGCACCCAGTAATGGTGCACTAAATTAGGGATGCAAGGGATAATTCTATTTCCaagttttctatttatttatcactGTCTTATCTTTATATATGGCTAAAACAATACTAATGGTCGAATTttcattgaatttattattttagatcAATTATGTGCAGATTTGCTATAACTTGCAGTAATTCAAATTTTCCACTCAGGCTCTATTGTGTCAACATTAGTGACGGATTAGCAAGATTGTACTGAAACTTTTATTGACCAAtagcacttttttttaatagtgagaAATTGTATATAGGGTAAATTTGAAGTCAGTATGAACACCTAAAAATAGtatgctgctgactgtacaactaATGTCATCCTTAACTACTTACTAGTCTTACTACAAACAAAAAACATGCATACATTTAAGAATATGACAGGATGAGGGCACTGTGCTGATGCTATAAGATCCTTGATGTAGGGGCTAGCCAGTGCCATGACAATCTGGTGCACTTTCACCATGTGACCATCTGCAGCTAAAGTCATGTCTACAAATTCACCATTCTGTAAATCAACAAGTAATTTGTATTACACCTTGGTTACCTCTAGGTTGTGGTTGAAAAACAATGTTTTACTTTTTGTTACCTAATAAATTTCTCACAGATATTGtgtcttttatttaaataaaattaacattttgtatagatatttttatgaattcaAACTTGTTGAGCAAATTAACTTTTGACCTTTAATCTACTCTACAAATATTCTGTGTAAGtactatgaatataatatttggTTAGTGGGGACCATTGTTGtttaataaatatctatatatacCTCGCAAAAAAACCTGCCATCGTTACCGCGGAAGATTACCTGTGAGTATAAACGAATATAAAAGCTGTATGGCAAGTTACCTAGTAATAAATTGTGTACTGTACCTGTTGCAGTGAACTTAAACCATTGCATACATTCTTTTTGTGAGCTTCCCATGATAACGCAAACTGTGTATTCAccataatttaatgtatatttttatttcaattcaagCACTTATTTATTGATTTCTATTTACATGTATTCcgctaaaataaattaatttcggGAAGACAAGACAtaattaaaaatgacatttgGCTTTGGTGTTACCAGTAAAcggtaaagggccctccacactcgtgcgcgaagccgcgagtgtggagtctagttcgctaatgaGCGAGCGTGTAGTCTGGAGCGCCATAAAATACCAGTATTAAGGGTTTGTTC
It encodes:
- the LOC134755424 gene encoding transcription activator GAGA-like, translating into MVNTQFALSWEAHKKNVCNGLSSLQQNGEFVDMTLAADGHMVKVHQIVMALASPYIKDLIASAQCPHPVIFLNRISYSTLCLILEYIYTGEVLVNSEDLNQLIEAGNELHIKGLEDMKMSQSASSNRTSVHYESNAQSQNEDEDVCFFEISDIPEKDSKYQIYTKNMNYEEKECILGTIDNVKSVDESFMELQEDMESNVVAMTDTDHKIDTVGSKNTGVMQYTVSNQGSLQMILNRYVYYLKHTNRNNSRQWRCVDYVTSMKCPAHVVTKDDVVVQRIAAHIHPFHDKKILKKVHAGSIFSAIHEAEKQGNALVGNKRAKLALATEDWSASVVNK